In a single window of the Raphanus sativus cultivar WK10039 chromosome 9, ASM80110v3, whole genome shotgun sequence genome:
- the LOC108824354 gene encoding transcription factor MYB59 isoform X1 codes for MKNVQEEYRKGPWTEQEDILLVNFVHTFGDRRWDFVAKVSGLNRTGKSCRLRWVNYLHPGLKRGKMTPQEERHVLELHAKWGNRWSKIAKKLPGRTDNEIKNYWRTHMRKQAQEKKRPMSPTSSSSNCCSSSMTTATTQDTGGSNGKMNQECDDGNYSMDDIWREIDQSGANIIKPVKDIYYSEQSCYLNFPPLSPTWESSLESIWNMGADESKMSSFAIDQFPLSFEHDTSAWSCLV; via the exons atgaaaaaTGTGCAAGAGGAATACCGTAAAGGACCGTGGACAGAACAGGAGGACATCCTCTTGGTCAACTTTGTCCACACGTTCGGAGATCGAAGATGGGATTTTGTAGCAAAAGTTTCAG GTTTAAACAGAACAGGAAAGAGTTGCAGGTTAAGGTGGGTTAATTACCTGCATCCTGGTCTCAAACGTGGTAAGATGACTCCTCAAGAAGAGCGTCATGTCCTTGAGCTTCACGCCAAATGGGGAAACAG GTGGTCAAAAATCGCAAAGAAGTTGCCGGGTCGGACAGATAATGAGATAAAGAATTATTGGAGGACTCATATGAGGAAGCAGGCGCAAGAGAAGAAGCGGCCTATGTCGCCAACTTCCTCATCTTCAAACTGTTGCTCATCTTCTATGACCACTGCAACTACTCAAGACACTGGAGGATCCAATGGGAAAATGAATCAAGAATGCGATGATGGAAACTACTCAATGGATGACATATGGAGGGAAATTGATCAATCTGGAGCAAACATTATTAAACCGGTAAAAGACATCTACTACTCAGAGCAAAGCTGTTACTTGAACTTCCCTCCTCTGTCTCCAACATGGGAAAGCTCCTTGGAGTCTATATGGAACATGGGTGCAGATGAAAGTAAGATGTCTTCTTTTGCCATTGATCAGTTTCCTCTCAGTTTTGAACATGATACATCAGCATGGTCGTGTTTAGTCTAG
- the LOC108824354 gene encoding transcription factor MYB59 isoform X2, with protein sequence MGFCSKSFRFEGGGRNMIRIGLNRTGKSCRLRWVNYLHPGLKRGKMTPQEERHVLELHAKWGNRWSKIAKKLPGRTDNEIKNYWRTHMRKQAQEKKRPMSPTSSSSNCCSSSMTTATTQDTGGSNGKMNQECDDGNYSMDDIWREIDQSGANIIKPVKDIYYSEQSCYLNFPPLSPTWESSLESIWNMGADESKMSSFAIDQFPLSFEHDTSAWSCLV encoded by the exons ATGGGATTTTGTAGCAAAAGTTTCAGGTTTGAAGGTGGAGGGAGAAACATGATAAGAATAG GTTTAAACAGAACAGGAAAGAGTTGCAGGTTAAGGTGGGTTAATTACCTGCATCCTGGTCTCAAACGTGGTAAGATGACTCCTCAAGAAGAGCGTCATGTCCTTGAGCTTCACGCCAAATGGGGAAACAG GTGGTCAAAAATCGCAAAGAAGTTGCCGGGTCGGACAGATAATGAGATAAAGAATTATTGGAGGACTCATATGAGGAAGCAGGCGCAAGAGAAGAAGCGGCCTATGTCGCCAACTTCCTCATCTTCAAACTGTTGCTCATCTTCTATGACCACTGCAACTACTCAAGACACTGGAGGATCCAATGGGAAAATGAATCAAGAATGCGATGATGGAAACTACTCAATGGATGACATATGGAGGGAAATTGATCAATCTGGAGCAAACATTATTAAACCGGTAAAAGACATCTACTACTCAGAGCAAAGCTGTTACTTGAACTTCCCTCCTCTGTCTCCAACATGGGAAAGCTCCTTGGAGTCTATATGGAACATGGGTGCAGATGAAAGTAAGATGTCTTCTTTTGCCATTGATCAGTTTCCTCTCAGTTTTGAACATGATACATCAGCATGGTCGTGTTTAGTCTAG
- the LOC108824582 gene encoding pumilio homolog 18-like — MASTDNGPFSMSTISDALQHIPFSKGISGHIPTPGFARRPSYAVADTCSNSLFNVMTSGQGLSQFKDIISKSDRKELQLMASLLTSDSDYFMEVVRNIYGSRRVQKLLGISDDVDTFFCAAILRRFFHIMTDKYASYVAIRAMLVFDQKKKYVMYKHLLHHALDIARNQYGCIALNEVITDADDPFYRNLLLDLVARNAVCLSNDPSGNFVVQHVLTLYDLRCTHNVCVSLRGHCVDLSFKKYGSYIVEKLLDNEEAMAVVVVELLECDGDRLMRLARNEFGSFVVVKALRLTQVMKRVDLFRSLVQKLMPFRHLLVRSHGSNIANILESAV, encoded by the coding sequence ATGGCAAGTACCGATAATGGTCCATTTTCCATGTCGACCATATCTGATGCTTTGCAACATATCCCTTTCTCTAAAGGAATCTCCGGTCACATTCCTACTCCTGGTTTCGCCCGACGCCCCTCCTATGCCGTAGCAGACACTTGCTCGAACTCTCTCTTCAACGTTATGACTAGCGGCCAAGGCTTGTCCCAGTTTAAAGATATCATCTCCAAGTCTGACCGAAAAGAGCTTCAGTTGATGGCTTCCTTGCTTACGTCAGACTCCGATTACTTCATGGAGGTCGTCAGAAATATTTACGGGTCGAGGCGCGTCCAGAAGCTCCTCGGAATATCAGATGACGTGGACACCTTCTTTTGCGCCGCTATTCTGCGCCGGTTCTTCCATATCATGACCGATAAGTACGCATCCTACGTGGCGATACGAGCTATGCTCGTTTTCGATCAGAAGAAGAAGTATGTAATGTACAAGCACCTTCTCCACCACGCGCTCGACATCGCGCGTAATCAATACGGCTGCATCGCGCTCAACGAGGTCATAACCGACGCGGATGATCCTTTCTACAGAAATCTTCTACTAGACTTAGTCGCGCGCAACGCTGTCTGCCTAAGCAACGATCCTTCAGGGAACTTCGTGGTCCAACACGTGCTTACACTCTATGACTTGCGTTGCACGCATAACGTTTGTGTTAGTCTCCGTGGCCACTGCGTTGATCTATCGTTTAAGAAGTACGGAAGCTACATCGTAGAGAAGCTTCTAGATAACGAGGAGGCAATGGCTGTGGTGGTTGTGGAGCTTTTGGAATGCGATGGAGACAGGTTGATGAGGCTGGCGAGGAATGAGTTTGGGAGTTTCGTGGTGGTCAAGGCATTGAGACTCACGCAGGTGATGAAGAGGGTCGATCTGTTTAGGAGTTTGGTGCAGAAGCTCATGCCTTTTCGCCACCTTTTGGTTAGGTCTCACGGAAGCAACATTGCAAACATCTTGGAGTCTGCTGTTTAA
- the LOC108825937 gene encoding uncharacterized protein LOC108825937 isoform X1 — translation MDDFYSSIWLHQEMQSIDEISQNLQNTLFELETLKMEANEKTRTHTEEVNQLITLLKSTQQERDEARQQLSQFLIQTQNTNSRTTTESNSLSPQGSSSPLSSSVRTIHHPQPSMILEDPTAQNHHQPDPLDILVMGKAFPETGKLLKAVVEAGPLLQTLLVAGTLPKWVNPPPQTESQRFELPPLTPPVSSKGRDDVSSSGASGRCDSLMCSGSVMRFGLDQTMVTGKKQRLE, via the exons ATGGACGACTTTTATTCTTCTATATGGCTTCATCAAGAG ATGCAGAGCATTGATGAAATAAGCCAGAATCTGCAGAACACTCTGTTCGAGCTAGAAACGTTGAAAATGGAAGCCAACGAGAAAACAAGAACACATACAGAAGAAGTCAATCAACTTATCACTCTACTCAAATCCACTCAACAAGAACGAGATGAAGCTAGACAGCAACTATCTCAGTTTCTCATCCAAACCCAAAACACTAATTCAAGAACCACCACTGAATCAAACAGCCTTTCTCCCCAAGGATCTTCTTCTCCCCTTTCTTCCTCAGTACGGACCATTCATCATCCTCAGCCGTCGATGATCCTCGAAGATCCAACGGCTCAAAATCATCATCAGCCCGATCCTCTGGACATTCTAGTGATGGGGAAAGCTTTTCCCGAAACGGGAAAGCTTTTAAAAGCGGTGGTTGAAGCTGGACCGCTTCTTCAAACGCTTCTTGTGGCGGGAACCCTGCCGAAATGGGTAAACCCACCGCCTCAAACGGAATCGCAGCGTTTTGAATTACCTCCTCTGACTCCTCCTGTTTCGTCTAAAGGGCGGGATGATGTCAGTAGTAGCGGCGCGTCAGGACGATGTGATTCACTGATGTGTTCTGGTTCGGTTATGAGATTTGGGTTGGATCAAACGATGGTAACCGGGAAGAAGCAGAGATTAGAGTAG
- the LOC108825937 gene encoding uncharacterized protein LOC108825937 isoform X2, translating to MDDFYSSIWLHQESIDEISQNLQNTLFELETLKMEANEKTRTHTEEVNQLITLLKSTQQERDEARQQLSQFLIQTQNTNSRTTTESNSLSPQGSSSPLSSSVRTIHHPQPSMILEDPTAQNHHQPDPLDILVMGKAFPETGKLLKAVVEAGPLLQTLLVAGTLPKWVNPPPQTESQRFELPPLTPPVSSKGRDDVSSSGASGRCDSLMCSGSVMRFGLDQTMVTGKKQRLE from the exons ATGGACGACTTTTATTCTTCTATATGGCTTCATCAAGAG AGCATTGATGAAATAAGCCAGAATCTGCAGAACACTCTGTTCGAGCTAGAAACGTTGAAAATGGAAGCCAACGAGAAAACAAGAACACATACAGAAGAAGTCAATCAACTTATCACTCTACTCAAATCCACTCAACAAGAACGAGATGAAGCTAGACAGCAACTATCTCAGTTTCTCATCCAAACCCAAAACACTAATTCAAGAACCACCACTGAATCAAACAGCCTTTCTCCCCAAGGATCTTCTTCTCCCCTTTCTTCCTCAGTACGGACCATTCATCATCCTCAGCCGTCGATGATCCTCGAAGATCCAACGGCTCAAAATCATCATCAGCCCGATCCTCTGGACATTCTAGTGATGGGGAAAGCTTTTCCCGAAACGGGAAAGCTTTTAAAAGCGGTGGTTGAAGCTGGACCGCTTCTTCAAACGCTTCTTGTGGCGGGAACCCTGCCGAAATGGGTAAACCCACCGCCTCAAACGGAATCGCAGCGTTTTGAATTACCTCCTCTGACTCCTCCTGTTTCGTCTAAAGGGCGGGATGATGTCAGTAGTAGCGGCGCGTCAGGACGATGTGATTCACTGATGTGTTCTGGTTCGGTTATGAGATTTGGGTTGGATCAAACGATGGTAACCGGGAAGAAGCAGAGATTAGAGTAG
- the LOC108826038 gene encoding LOW QUALITY PROTEIN: UDP-galactose/UDP-glucose transporter 5B (The sequence of the model RefSeq protein was modified relative to this genomic sequence to represent the inferred CDS: substituted 1 base at 1 genomic stop codon): MAEAETVNGAKETKLWKVVFAVSGIMSTLVIYGLLQIMRVPYGLNKEFFKHSLFLVFCNRLTTSAVSAAALLASKKDHVYGNWLLSNRFDGFTSTFQDKLFKGYNMEIHNQIFYTTLCSCVLSFTGLILQGHLLLAVDFVSRHRDCLLDIALLSVATASXFFISYTIRTFGALTFAAITTTRQHASIMLSCMWFSHPRSWEQCIGSIIGSLNAKNLLNNKKSQNQPPPPELPQYEKAEGS; this comes from the exons ATGGCTGAGGCGGAGACAGTAAACGGAGCGAAGGAGACCAAATTATGGAAAGTTGTATTCGCTGTTTCCGGCATTATGTCTACTCTTGTCATCTATGGTCTTCTTCAG ATAATGAGAGTTCCTTATGGCTTGAACAAAGAGTTCTTTAAGCActctttgtttcttgttttctgCAATCGCCTCACTACTTCAGCTGTCTCTGCTGCTGCTTTACTG GCGAGCAAGAAA GATCATGTATATGGTAATTGGCTATTATCTAACAGGTTTGATGGCTTTACAAGCACATTCCAAGACAAACTCTTTAAAGGATATAATATGGAGATACATAACCAAATATTCTACACAACgctttgttcttgtgttctgaGTTTCACTGGACTTATATTGCAAGGCCACTTACTACTAGCTGTAGATTTTGTTTCTCGGCATAGAGATTGTCTACTCGACATCGCTCTGCTTTCG GTTGCAACAGCGAGCTAGTTCTTCATTTCTTACACCATTAGGACATTTGGTGCTCTAACATTTGCAGCTATCACGACGACAAGACAG CATGCAAGCATCATGCTCTCATGCATGTGGTTCTCTCATCCGCGTAGCTGGGAGCAATGTATTGGATCG ATCATCGGGTCATTAAACGCGAAAAACTTACTGAACAAcaaaaaatcacaaaaccaACCGCCACCTCCAGAACTTCCCCAATACGAGAAGGCTGAGGGCTCTTGA
- the LOC108828094 gene encoding exocyst complex component EXO70H1 encodes MGKHLFRSSPPREKQTAHQSLAETAVQECMSNITTVISKWTSSSSADEFLFSTNSRSEAEEFVEVVRHLHSTMHRLVAVNPSSEKLIYAQNLMQSAMNLLESEFHRVLKENKQYLHPESVTLRSCRSSRRFSTSTVTSISDSEDEGGSYEENPSAEEHRFSGGDSDAMDDLKMIADCMISTGYAKECVKVYKTVRRSIVDETLHNLSVERLTLHQIQKMDWEILEPKIKSWLQAAKMAVQKLFFGERILADHVFSSSTNIAEASFTDITQEGALTLFSFPEHAAKIKKLSPEKMFRFLDMYETLANLFVEIESIFYFESAAAVRSQVISSLARLGDAVRLMMADFETAIQKEASKTLIVGGGVHPLTRYVMNYLSFLADYDESIAVIFENWQLAVPSPLPESLFGDDADPEDLHSSPASKRIAWVILLTLCKIDGKAQPYKDVALSYLFLANNLQYVVVKVRSSNLRLLLGDDWVGRHEGKVSQYAEKFEKLAWGKVLTSLPENPAEEITPEEARELFARFNDEFEAAYRKQISWVVPDPKLRDRIKISLSQKLMLVCTEFYEINRFGLGGDAFNVRYTPEDIGNYLSDLYFGSRGSGSSSTTTGSGSGTGSTTTGKSRGGRSH; translated from the coding sequence ATGGGGAAGCACTTGTTCCGATCATCACCTCCACGGGAGAAACAAACAGCTCACCAATCTCTCGCCGAAACAGCTGTGCAAGAGTGTATGAGCAACATCACCACCGTCATCTCCAAATGgacttcctcctcctccgccgacGAGTTCCTCTTCTCCACCAACAGCCGCAGCGAAGCAGAGGAGTTCGTCGAAGTCGTCAGGCACCTCCACAGCACCATGCACCGTCTCGTCGCCGTCAACCCTTCCTCGGAGAAGCTCATCTACGCGCAGAACCTCATGCAGTCCGCGATGAACCTCCTCGAATCCGAGTTCCACCGCGTGCTGAAGGAGAATAAACAGTACCTACACCCCGAAAGCGTCACCCTACGGTCCTGCAGATCGTCGAGGAGATTCAGCACTTCGACTGTGACTAGCATCTCCGACTCCGAAGACGAAGGAGGCTCCTACGAGGAAAACCCCTCCGCAGAAGAACATAGATTCTCCGGCGGAGATTCCGACGCCATGGACGATCTCAAAATGATCGCTGACTGTATGATCTCCACGGGATACGCTAAAGAATGCGTTAAGGTCTACAAAACCGTGAGGAGATCCATCGTCGACGAGACGCTTCACAATCTCTCGGTGGAGAGACTGACTCTGCATCAGATCCAGAAGATGGATTGGGAGATTCTTGAGCCCAAGATCAAGTCGTGGCTACAAGCCGCCAAGATGGCAGTTCAAAAACTCTTCTTCGGAGAGAGGATCCTAGCCGACCACGTGTTCTCCTCCTCAACTAACATAGCCGAAGCTTCTTTCACCGATATCACACAGGAAGGAGCCTTAACGCTCTTCTCCTTCCCTGAACACGCCGCGAAGATCAAGAAACTATCCCCGGAGAAGATGTTCAGGTTCCTCGACATGTACGAGACGCTCGCGAACCTCTTCGTCGAGATCGAGTCGATCTTCTACTTCGAATCCGCGGCTGCAGTCAGGTCTCAGGTGATCAGCTCGCTTGCGAGGCTCGGCGACGCGGTGAGGCTCATGATGGCGGATTTCGAGACCGCGATTCAGAAGGAAGCGTCCAAAACGCTGATCGTCGGCGGCGGCGTTCACCCGCTCACTCGCTACGTCATGAACTACCTCTCCTTCCTCGCCGATTACGACGAATCGATCGCGGTGATCTTCGAGAACTGGCAGCTCGCCGTGCCGTCTCCTTTGCCGGAGTCTCTGTTCGGAGACGACGCTGATCCGGAGGATCTGCACTCGTCTCCGGCGTCGAAACGGATCGCGTGGGTGATTCTTCTGACTCTCTGCAAAATCGACGGGAAAGCTCAGCCGTACAAGGACGTGGCGCTGTCTTACCTCTTCCTCGCGAACAATCTCCAATACGTCGTCGTTAAAGTCCGTTCGTCTAACCTGAGGCTCCTTCTCGGAGACGATTGGGTGGGGAGGCACGAGGGGAAGGTGAGTCAGTACGCGGAGAAGTTCGAGAAGCTCGCGTGGGGGAAAGTGCTGACGTCGTTACCGGAGAATCCCGCGGAGGAGATTACGCCGGAGGAGGCTAGAGAGTTGTTCGCTAGGTTTAACGATGAGTTCGAGGCGGCGTATCGGAAACAGATATCGTGGGTCGTACCCGACCCGAAGCTTAGGGACCGGATTAAAATCTCGCTGAGTCAGAAATTGATGCTGGTTTGCACCGAGTTTTACGAGATAAACCGGTTCGGTTTGGGAGGAGATGCGTTTAATGTCAGATATACCCCTGAAGATATAGGGAATTACCTCTCGGATCTTTACTTTGGAAGCAGAGGCTCGGGGAGTTCTTCGACAACAACCGGATCAGGATCCGGAACCGGTTCGACGACTACGGGTAAATCTCGGGGAGGACGTAGCCATTGA
- the LOC108824581 gene encoding 18.1 kDa class I heat shock protein-like, with the protein MSLVPSLFGRRSNVFDPFSLDAWDPFEGFFTPSALANASGSTARDIAAFTNAIVDWKETPEAHVFKADLPGLKKEEVKVEVEDKNILQISGERRKENEEKDDKWHRVERASGKFTRRFKLPENAKMEEVKATMENGVLTVTVPKAPEKKPEIKSIDISG; encoded by the coding sequence ATGTCTCTAGTCCCAAGCCTTTTCGGACGCAGGTCAAACGTTTTTGATCCCTTCTCGCTAGATGCATGGGATCCATTCGAAGGATTCTTCACTCCTTCCGCGTTAGCAAACGCATCCGGTTCAACCGCTCGTGACATTGCAGCGTTTACAAACGCAATAGTGGACTGGAAGGAGACGCCGGAGGCGCACGTATTCAAAGCGGATCTGCCGGGGctgaagaaagaagaagtgaAGGTGGAGGTTGAAGACAAGAACATACTTCAGATAAGTGGAGAGAGGAGAAAGGAGAACGAAGAGAAGGACGACAAGTGGCACCGTGTGGAGAGGGCAAGCGGGAAGTTTACGAGGAGGTTTAAGTTGCCTGAGAATGCCAAGATGGAAGAAGTGAAGGCGACGATGGAGAACGGTGTGCTCACGGTTACGGTGCCGAAAGCTCCTGAGAAGAAGCCTGAAATCAAGTCTATTGATATCTCTGGCTAA
- the LOC108824369 gene encoding probable receptor-like protein kinase At5g59700: MSCLKGFVKMGGENFGFLIWVSSITFLLCLCHGYVPVDNYLINCGSPNNVTVTGRVFISDNLASNLLATPSGILAASNHNSVSDIYQTARIFTGTSKYSFSVARGRHWLRLHFSPFHHQTFQMESAKFSVSSQTHVFLSDFTVKPRVVTKEYYLNVATDHLELTFTPSGNSFAFVNALEVVSVPDTLISGDPPFAGSHGTFQGLSSQALETVHRVNMGGPRVTPDSDTLSRTWETDSEFLVEKNLVKNVSKIPSVDYVTGYATEETAPKSVYGTCNEMNSGANPSSRFNVTWEFEVETGFQYFLRFHFCDVVSKSLNQLFFDLYVDSMMVVRDLDLSTYVNKLAAAYTMDYVTVSPKQSEIIRVSIGPSRLQGVYPNAILNGLEIMKMNNSKGQLSKGTFLTSGSTKKNNVGVIIGATVGSLLALVLLGGFFLIFKKRRRVNHSKTWTPLSTKGAASGSSGTTVASITSNSSYRIPLAAVKEATNSFDENRSIGVGGFGRVYKGVLQDGTQVAVKRGNPKSQQGFAEFKTEIEMLSQFRHRHLVSLIGYCDESKEMILVYEYMKNGTLKSHLYGSGLPSLTWKQRLEICIGSARGLHYLHTGDSKSVIHRDVKSANILLDENLMAKVADFGLSKTGPEIDQTHVSTAVKGSFGYLDPEYFRRQQLTEKSDVYSFGVVMFEVLCARPVIDPTLPREMVNLAEWAMKWQKKGQLEHVIDQSLRGKIVPDSLRKFGETGEKCLADYGVDRPSMGDVLWNLEYALQLQEAGVDCDQEDDNSTNMIGELPLRFNDYNSRGDTSVNVGVVAREGRFGEGEEESCVDDLSGVSMSKVFSQLVKSEGR, translated from the exons ATGTCTTGTCTTAAAG GTTTTGTGAAGATGGGTGGtgaaaattttggatttttgatATGGGTTTCATCAATTACTTTCTTACTCTGCCTCTGCCACGGATACGTACCGGTGGATAATTACCTCATCAACTGTGGATCACCCAACAATGTCACTGTAACTGGTCGCGTGTTCATCTCCGACAACCTTGCCTCAAACCTCCTAGCCACTCCCAGTGGAATCCTCGCCGCGAGCAACCACAACTCTGTTTCAGATATCTACCAGACGGCGAGAATCTTCACCGGGACCTCCAAGTACAGCTTCTCCGTCGCTAGAGGCCGTCACTGGCTTCGTCTCCACTTCAGCCCTTTTCATCACCAAACCTTCCAGATGGAGTCAGCCAAGTTCTCTGTTTCGTCTCAAACACACGTCTTCTTGAGCGACTTCACCGTGAAGCCAAGAGTTGTTACGAAGGAGTATTATCTGAACGTAGCCACGGATCATCTCGAGCTCACGTTTACTCCCTCCGGTAACTCGTTCGCGTTCGTCAACGCACTCGAGGTCGTCTCGGTTCCCGATACATTAATCAGCGGCGATCCTCCCTTCGCGGGCAGTCACGGGACCTTTCAGGGGTTGTCATCGCAAGCTCTCGAGACGGTCCACAGAGTCAACATGGGCGGTCCACGTGTCACGCCTGATAGCGATACTCTTTCACGGACTTGGGAAACAGATTCCGAGTTTCTAGTAGAGAAGAACCTAGTCAAGAACGTGTCCAAGATTCCGAGCGTTGATTACGTTACCGGTTACGCGACGGAGGAGACCGCTCCTAAAAGCGTATACGGTACTTGCAACGAGATGAACTCCGGGGCTAACCCGTCTAGCCGTTTCAACGTGACGTGGGAGTTTGAAGTTGAAACCGGGTTTCAGTACTTTCTCCGGTTCCATTTCTGCGACGTCGTGAGCAAGTCGCTGAACCAGCTGTTCTTCGATCTTTACGTTGACTCGATGATGGTTGTGAGGGATCTTGATCTCAGCACTTATGTAAACAAGTTGGCAGCTGCGTACACGATGGATTACGTGACGGTGTCGCCGAAACAGAGTGAGATAATCCGTGTGAGTATTGGTCCGTCGAGGTTACAAGGTGTTTACCCTAACGCGATTCTGAACGGGTTAGAGATCATGAAGATGAATAACTCCAAAGGTCAGCTTAGTAAAGGGACTTTTTTAACTAGTGGTTCAACGAAGAAGAACAATGTTGGTGTGATCATTGGTGCAACGGTTGGTTCTCTGCTTGCTTTAGTGCTTCTTGGAGGTTTCTTTTTGATATTCAAGAAACGAAGACGGGTTAATCACTCAAAGACTTGGACTCCTTTGTCTACCAAAGGAGCAGCTTCAGGATCAAGCGGAACTACTGTTGCGAGTATAACTTCTAACTCAAGCTACCGTATCCCTCTTGCAGCGGTTAAAGAGGCAACAAACAGCTTCGACGAGAACCGTTCTATTGGAGTCGGCGGGTTTGGTAGAGTGTACAAAGGAGTGCTTCAAGATGGGACGCAAGTAGCTGTTAAAAGAGGAAACCCTAAGTCTCAGCAAGGGTTTGCGGAGTTCAAGACGGAGATAGAAATGTTGTCTCAGTTCCGACACCGTCATTTGGTTTCTCTGATCGGTTACTGCGACGAGAGCAAGGAGATGATTCTTGTTTACGAGTACATGAAGAACGGGACGTTGAAGAGTCATCTCTACGGCTCTGGTTTACCTAGCTTGACTTGGAAGCAACGTCTTGAGATATGTATTGGATCGGCTAGAGGGTTGCATTATCTCCACACCGGTGACTCGAAATCTGTGATCCATAGAGATGTTAAATCCGCAAATATTTTGTTAGATGAGAATCTCATGGCGAAAGTTGCGGACTTCGGACTGTCTAAGACCGGACCAGAGATAGACCAGACACATGTGAGTACCGCGGTTAAAGGAAGTTTCGGTTATCTCGACCCTGAGTACTTTAGAAGACAGCAGCTCACTGAGAAGTCAGATGTTTACTCGTTCGGAGTCGTTATGTTCGAGGTTCTATGTGCGAGACCGGTTATAGACCCGACACTACCTAGAGAGATGGTGAACTTGGCTGAGTGGGCGATGAAGTGGCAGAAGAAAGGACAGCTTGAGCATGTTATTGATCAGTCTTTGCGTGGTAAGATCGTACCTGATTCTCTCAGGAAGTTTGGTGAGACAGGGGAGAAGTGTTTAGCTGATTATGGAGTCGATAGGCCGTCGATGGGAGATGTGTTGTGGAATCTTGAGTATGCTTTGCAGCTTCAAGAAGCTGGCGTTGATTGTGATCAAGAAGATGATAACAGTACCAACATGATCGGTGAGTTACCGCTACGGTTTAATGATTATAATAGCCGTGGAGACACGAGTGTTAATGTTGGTGTAGTAGCTAGAGAGGGGCGgtttggagaaggagaagaggagtCGTGTGTTGATGATCTTTCAGGTGTTTCCATGAGTAAAGTCTTCTCACAGCTCGTGAAATCTGAAGGAAGATAA